In one window of Erinaceus europaeus chromosome 17, mEriEur2.1, whole genome shotgun sequence DNA:
- the LOC103122823 gene encoding tripartite motif-containing protein 5-like gives MASGILVDIQEEVTCPICMDLLREPLILDCSHVFCQACILANDKESGTAQEGDKSCPVCRISYQPKKLRPIRLLTNIVEKLREVKLSPEEKKRDLCVRHGEKLLLFCEKDGKVICWLCERSQEHRGHQTFLLEESAQKYQEKLQATLGQLSEKKAEAEELRAHIREEKTSWQNQIEAEIQIVQAEFKQLREILDTKELEEKEKLSKEQEGIFSCLNKADSELIQQSQLVQDLTSDVERRLQGSLMEMLQDVNDVIERSETLTLTKPQTFPMVRRRKFRVPDLKGMLQMFDELRDMQHYWDYVTLDVSFEKPSIAISEDQREVRYVRNQNLYNAYQYNYENYSVMGSTAITPGKHYWEVDVSHKTAWLLGICCKNYSRSTIRLINKLAENRGKCNIDVYSLYQPKHGYWVIGLTNGYNVFEDSSTDNTKALTLPMTIPPHRVGIFLDHEAHTVSFYNITNHGFLIYKFSSCQFSNDIFPYFNPMTCESPMTLCSPSS, from the exons ATGGCATCAGGAATCTTGGTAGACATACAGGAGGAGGTGACCTGTCCCATCTGCATGGATCTCCTGAGAGAACCCCTCATTCTGGACTGTAGTCATGTCTTCTGCCAGGCCTGCATCTTAGCAAATGACAAGGAGTCTGGAACTGCCCAAGAAGGAGACAAGAGCTGTCCCGTGTGCAGGATCAGTTACCAGCCTAAGAAACTGCGTCCTATTCGGCTTCTGACTAACATAGTGGAGAAACTCCGAGAGGTCAAGTTGAGcccagaggagaagaagagagatctcTGTGTGCGCCATGGAGAGAAACTCCTGCTCTTCTGTGAGAAGGATGGGAAGGTCATTTGCTGGCTTTGTGAGAGGTCTCAGGAGCACCGCGGCCACCAGACTTTCCTCCTGGAGGAGAGTGCCCAGAAATACCAG GAGAAACTCCAGGCAACTCTAGGGCAACTGTCAGAAAAGAAGGCAGAAGCTGAAGAATTGAGAGCTCACATCAGAGAAGAGAAAACTTCCTGGCAG AATCAAATAGAAGCTGAGATTCAAATTGTCCAGGCAGAGTTTAAACAGCTGAGAGAAATACTGGACACTAAGGAgctggaagaaaaggagaagctaAGCAAAGAGCAGGAAGGCATTTTCTCTTGCCTGAATAAGGCTGACAGTGAACTGATCCAACAAAGTCAGTTGGTCCAAGATCTCACCTCCGATGTGGAGCGTCGATTGCAGGGGTCGTTGATGGAGATGTTGCAG gATGTGAATGATGTCATAGAAAG GAGTGAGACCTTGACCTTGACGAAGCCACAAACTTTTCCCATGGTCAGAAGGAGAAAGTTCAGAGTTCCTGACCTGAAGGGGATGCTGCAAATGTTTGATG AACTAAGGGACATGCAACACTACTGGG ATTATGTGACACTCGATGTTTCCTTTGAAAAACCAAGTATTGCCATTTCTGAGGATCAAAGAGAAGTGAGATATGTGAGAAATCAGAATCTATATAATGCCTATCAGTACAATTACGAAAATTATAGTGTTATGGGATCTACAGCTATCACACCAGGGAAACATTACTGGGAGGTAGATGTGTCACATAAAACAGCCTGGCTCCTGGGGATATGTTGTAAAAATTACTCTAGATCCACAATCAGGTTAATAAATAAACTAGCTGAAAATAGGGGCAAATGTAACATAGATGTTTACTCTTTATATCAGCCTAAACATGGCTACTGGGTAATAGGTTTAACTAATGGATATAATGTTTTTGAAGATTCCTCCACTGATAACACCAAAGCTTTGACTCTTCCCATGACTATTCCTCCCCATCGTGTGGGGATTTTTCTAGACCATGAGGCACACACTGTCTCCTTTTACAATATCACAAACCATGGATTTCTCATCTATAAATTTTCTTCATGCCAATTTTCTAATGACATTTTCCCATATTTCAACCCAATGACCTGCGAGTCACCCATGACTCTGTGCTCTCCAAGCTCTTGA
- the LOC103122890 gene encoding olfactory receptor 52H1-like, with amino-acid sequence MSLNPRHMSISHCNSVPCNFHFQSMDILKTTMTTFNLSSYNPGSFLLMGIPGLQQFHIWISIPLFVTYLLALVGNCLLIYIIFVERSLHEPMFLFLSMLAATDLILSNTCVPKAISILWLGPQEISFPGCLTQMFFLHSNFAMDSGTLLAMAFDRYVAICFPLRYTSILTRKVVTKMALVIVSRSYAIIFPCIFLLKRLPFCRSLIIPHTYCEHIGVARLSCADISINIWYGLSLPLVTVVLDLILIGVSYTLVLHSVFKLPSWDARQKALNTCGSHVCVILIFYIPCFFSVLSHRFGHNIPLSFHILVANLYVAIPPAINPIIYGVKTKQIREKVILLVSFKRDSNTED; translated from the coding sequence ATGAGTTTGAATCCAAGACACATGTCAATAAGCCATTGTAACAGTGTACCATGCAATTTTCATTTTCAGTCTATGGACATACTCAAGACCACAATGACCACATTCAACCTGAGCAGCTACAATCCAGGCTCCTTCCTCCTGATGGGAATCCCAGGGTTACAGCAGTTCCACATCTGGATCAGCATCCCTTTATTTGTTACCTACCTTCTGGCTCTTGTAGGCAACTGCCTTCTTATCTACATTATTTTTGTGGAACGCAGCCTCCATGAGCCcatgttcctttttctctccatgcTGGCTGCTACAGATCTCATCCTGTCTAACACATGTGTTCCTAAAGCTATCAGTATCTTATGGCTAGGTCCTCAAGAAATCAGCTTTCCTGGATGCCTTACTCAGATGTTTTTTCTCCACAGTAACTTTGCCATGGATTCTGGCACCTTGTTGGCCATGGCATTTGATCGCTATGTTGCTATCTGCTTTCCTCTAAGATATACATCTATTCTAACTCGGAAGGTGGTTACTAAGATGGCACTCGTTATTGTCAGCAGGAGCTATGCAATCATCTTCCCATGTATATTTCTTCTAAAGAGATTGCCTTTCTGTCGATCCCTCATCATTCCCCACACATACTGTGAGCACATAGGTGTTGCCCGACTCTCCTGTGCTGATATCTCCATCAACATCTGGTATGGATTGAGTCTGCCTTTAGTGACTGTTGTATTAGACCTGATCCTCATAGGTGTCTCTTACACTCTTGTTCTTCATTCTGTCTTTAAGCTTCCATCCTGGGATGCCCGCCAGAAAGCCCTGAACACATGTGGTTCCCATGTTTGTGTCATCCTTATATTTTATATACCATGCTTCTTCTCTGTTCTCTCCCACCGTTTTGGACACAATattcctctctccttccatatACTTGTTGCCAATCTCTATGTAGCCATCCCTCCTGCTATCAATCCAATCATCTATGGAGTGAAGACCAAACAGATTCGAGAAAAAGTTATCCTACTTGTCTCCTTTAAAAGGGACTCAAACACAGAAGACTAA
- the LOC103122891 gene encoding olfactory receptor 52H1-like encodes MYNLSCYNPSSFTLVGIPGLEKFHIWIGIPFCVIYVVAIVGNSILLYLIAVERSLHEPMFYFLSMLASTDLILSTTTVPKLLANLWFGFQEITFSGCLTQMFFLHFSFVVDSAILLAMASDRYVAICFPLRYTTILTTQVILRLVVCIIVRSFSVILPDVFLLKRLPFCGTRIIPHTYCEHIGVARLSSADISINIWYGFSVPLLTVISDVIFIAVSYTFILRAVFQLSSQGARQKALSTCGSHVCVILMFYTPAFFSILAHRFGHSVPRNVLILFANLYVAIPPALNPVVYGVKTKQIQDKFILLFTLKKAQ; translated from the coding sequence ATGTATAACTTGAGTTGTTATAACCCGAGTTCTTTTACCCTTGTTGGAATACCTGGCCTGGAGAAGTTCCACATATGGATCGGGATTCCCTTCTGTGTCATCTATGTTGTTGCGATCGTGGGCAACTCCATCCTTCTCTACCTCATTGCAGTTGAGCGCAGCCTTCATGAGCCcatgttttattttctctctatgtTGGCTAGCACAGACCTCATCTTATCCACGACTACAGTGCCCAAACTGCTCGCTAATCTCTGGTTTGGCTTCCAGGAAATAACCTTCTCTGGTTGTCTCACTCAGATGTTCTTTCTCCACTTCAGCTTCGTAGTTGACTCCGCCATCTTGCTGGCCATGGCATCTGACCGCTATGTAGCCATCTGCTTCCCCTTGCGTTACACCACCATCCTGACAACACAAGTGATCCTCAGGCTTGTGGTGTGTATCATTGTGAGAAGCTTCTCTGTCATCCTGCCAGATGTCTTTCTGCTGAAACGGTTACCCTTCTGTGGGACTCGCATCATCCCACACACCTACTGTGAGCATATAGGTGTGGCCCGGCTTTCCTCCGCTGACATCTCCATCAACATCTGGTATGGGTTTTCTGTGCCTCTTCTGACTGTGATCTCAGATGTCATCTTTATTGCTGTGTCCTACACCTTCATCCTCCGTGCTGTCTTTCAACTCTCATCCCAGGGTGCCCGCCAGAAGGCACTGAGCACTTGTGGCTCCCATGTCTGCGTCATCCTCATGTTTTAtactcctgccttcttttccatcCTGGCTCATCGTTTTGGGCACAGTGTCCCTCGAAATGTGCTCATCCTCTTTGCGAACCTCTATGTGGCCATTCCACCTGCTCTGAATCCTGTTGTGTATGGAGTCAAGACCAAGCAGATCCAGGACAAGtttattcttctctttacttTGAAGAAGGCACAATGA